A window from Deltaproteobacteria bacterium encodes these proteins:
- a CDS encoding carboxymuconolactone decarboxylase family protein produces the protein MPRIPELTEREAIPEDQRHHYDSIMASRKRISAPYANLLHCPDVAARTAHLVGYSLFTSDFPRKEKELVICTVAREMDCVYEWAAHSGHALDAGVREEAVAAIRDGKAPEGLNEDEAPFVRYVQELLRPPHRVSEATFTALRERLGNQRLVELTGIVGGYVGLACSLNAFAIDAPEGMPVLPTG, from the coding sequence ATGCCCCGCATACCCGAGTTGACCGAACGGGAGGCCATACCCGAGGACCAGCGCCACCACTATGACTCCATCATGGCGAGCCGGAAGCGCATCAGCGCACCCTACGCCAACCTGCTCCACTGCCCCGACGTGGCAGCGCGCACCGCGCACTTGGTGGGATACTCGCTCTTCACCTCGGACTTTCCCCGGAAGGAGAAGGAACTGGTCATCTGCACGGTGGCCCGCGAGATGGACTGTGTGTACGAGTGGGCCGCCCACTCCGGCCACGCACTGGACGCCGGGGTGCGCGAGGAAGCGGTGGCCGCCATCCGTGACGGCAAGGCGCCCGAAGGGCTGAACGAGGACGAGGCGCCCTTCGTCCGCTACGTGCAGGAGCTGCTGCGGCCGCCGCACCGCGTGTCGGAAGCCACCTTCACGGCCCTGCGGGAGCGCCTTGGAAATCAGCGGCTGGTGGAGTTGACCGGCATCGTCGGCGGCTACGTCGGTCTTGCATGCTCGCTCAACGCGTTCGCCATCGACGCGCCCGAGGGCATGCCGGTCCTGCCCACGGGGTGA